One genomic region from Gammaproteobacteria bacterium encodes:
- a CDS encoding tyrosine-type recombinase/integrase, translating into MSTPGPRAIASRLRSRAEQAGLGSVTPHMLQRSFATHLLAAGNDLAVMAGCMGHARTDTTRIYDRRGEEAKRAAAATLAVPYRKPEKQKELGL; encoded by the coding sequence ATCTCGACACCGGGGCCGCGGGCGATCGCCTCGCGGCTCCGGAGCCGTGCGGAGCAGGCAGGGCTCGGGTCGGTCACGCCGCACATGCTCCAGAGATCGTTCGCCACCCACCTGCTGGCCGCGGGGAACGACCTGGCCGTGATGGCCGGCTGCATGGGGCACGCGCGGACAGACACGACGCGGATCTACGACCGGAGGGGCGAGGAGGCGAAGCGCGCCGCGGCTGCCACGCTGGCGGTGCCGTACCGGAAGCCGGAGAAGCAGAAGGAGCTGGGGCTGTGA
- the infA gene encoding translation initiation factor IF-1: MAKQAIEIEGVVTEVLPNTTFRVRLENGHSILAYLAGKMRQHYIRVLEGDRVKCALSPYDLSKGRITYRYK; encoded by the coding sequence TTGGCAAAACAGGCGATCGAAATCGAAGGGGTCGTTACCGAAGTCCTTCCCAACACTACCTTCCGGGTCCGCTTGGAGAACGGCCACTCGATCCTTGCGTATCTCGCCGGAAAGATGCGCCAGCACTACATCCGGGTGCTGGAGGGCGACCGAGTCAAGTGCGCGCTGTCCCCCTACGATCTGTCGAAGGGACGCATCACGTATCGGTACAAGTAG
- a CDS encoding ankyrin repeat domain-containing protein — protein sequence MPFAGTPLHLAAAAGDAAQVRHLLATGSDPNARDPVIGATPLHLAAGYSGSVNVVRLLLDAGADPNAREQWMGGAPLHVAAHWGYLDVARVLVEAGADLAAPTHADGETPMQIAASRGHHEVVEYLLAAAPEDGPPTLAGDEA from the coding sequence ATGCCGTTCGCCGGTACGCCCTTGCATTTGGCTGCCGCGGCCGGCGACGCGGCTCAAGTGCGGCATCTGCTTGCGACCGGAAGCGATCCCAACGCCCGTGATCCCGTGATCGGCGCGACGCCTCTGCACTTGGCGGCAGGCTACAGTGGCTCTGTAAACGTGGTTCGGCTCCTGCTGGACGCCGGTGCCGACCCCAACGCCCGAGAGCAGTGGATGGGCGGCGCCCCGCTGCACGTGGCGGCGCACTGGGGCTATTTGGATGTGGCGCGGGTGCTGGTGGAGGCCGGCGCCGATCTCGCAGCACCTACGCACGCTGATGGGGAAACACCCATGCAGATTGCGGCATCACGGGGCCACCATGAGGTGGTCGAGTATTTGCTTGCGGCCGCTCCCGAAGACGGGCCACCGACCCTTGCGGGTGATGAGGCTTAG
- the thrA gene encoding bifunctional aspartate kinase/homoserine dehydrogenase I, with protein sequence MKFGGTSVGSAARIRRVVGLVADARATSTPVVVVSAVDGTTDRLVEVAELAGRGDAGHASVTREIAEMHRELLHALAPTDEAPGLALRLDAAMDVLRRLASGAQLLGECTLRTRDWMLSFGELLSSMLVAACMRSHGVAAVDVDARELLRTDTRFGAARVDRQRSRELVRARLPGDAGVPVVTGFIASTAAGETTTLGRGASDYTATLLGSMLGAAEVEIWTDVDGVLTADPEAVPDAAPVREITYAELLELAHFGAQVICPPAVEPARSAGIRLRIRSTLDPSLPGTLVVTSVQRDPLRPVRGISATRDVALIRLAGVETVGATEASQRIFRALRVADVDSLLFTQDSGAHALSLAVRSADAERARAALATEFRRERESRLVRDPTVEQGFSILAVVGEGMRYTPGVSGKLFSALGAARVNVHAIAQGSSERNISWVVNAGQEGVALRTVHRAFFSPPDELEPVRILVLGAGGVGGAFLDQFAASGDDAMRPHGVQPVLVGISNSRKAATDLEGLVAGRWRSHVERGRGDPDRAFEAVWTGDPLVVVDCTASATVAACYADYLRAGAAVVTANKLPLSGPFEEYATLMRLAGRGGGLHHGTTVGAGLPMVRMIADLRRSGDTVISLEGTLSGTLTFLMDQLSRGRRFSSAVEEARRRGISEPDPREDLGLRDVVRKLVILARTAGIPLEPSDVDVEPILPERLLQPGPVREFIERLSGLDAEMAERSRAATAQGGRLVCLARVAQGVASVRLEVVPEDQPAARTRGTENLLVIRSRWYADHPMVIQGPGAGPEVTAAGLMTDLVAAAGRVAGRAGQGQRRTSLPRSGLST encoded by the coding sequence ATGAAGTTCGGGGGGACCTCGGTCGGCAGCGCCGCGCGTATCCGGCGCGTCGTCGGTCTCGTCGCCGATGCCCGCGCCACCTCCACCCCGGTCGTGGTCGTCTCCGCGGTAGACGGAACGACGGACCGGCTGGTCGAGGTCGCCGAGCTTGCGGGGCGGGGGGACGCCGGACACGCGTCGGTGACGCGCGAGATCGCGGAGATGCACCGGGAGCTTCTCCACGCCCTCGCTCCGACCGACGAAGCGCCGGGCCTCGCCCTGCGCCTCGATGCGGCGATGGACGTCCTCCGGCGCCTCGCGAGCGGGGCCCAGCTTCTCGGCGAGTGCACCCTCCGCACGCGCGACTGGATGCTCTCCTTCGGGGAGTTGCTCTCCTCGATGCTCGTCGCCGCCTGCATGCGCTCCCATGGGGTCGCCGCGGTCGACGTGGACGCAAGGGAGCTGCTCCGCACCGACACCCGCTTCGGCGCGGCGCGGGTGGACCGGCAGCGGTCGCGGGAGTTGGTGCGCGCGCGGCTTCCCGGAGACGCCGGAGTCCCGGTGGTCACCGGGTTCATCGCCTCGACGGCCGCCGGGGAGACGACCACGCTGGGCCGGGGCGCGTCCGACTACACGGCCACCCTTCTCGGTTCGATGCTGGGCGCGGCGGAGGTCGAGATCTGGACGGACGTGGACGGGGTTCTCACCGCGGATCCCGAGGCCGTGCCCGACGCCGCGCCGGTGCGCGAGATCACCTACGCGGAGCTCCTGGAGCTCGCCCACTTCGGCGCGCAGGTGATCTGTCCCCCGGCAGTGGAGCCTGCCCGGAGCGCCGGGATCCGGCTGAGGATCCGCAGCACCCTCGATCCGTCCCTCCCGGGGACGCTGGTCGTGACTTCGGTTCAGCGGGATCCCCTTCGGCCGGTGCGCGGGATCTCCGCGACCAGGGACGTGGCGTTGATCCGGCTCGCCGGCGTCGAGACGGTCGGCGCTACCGAGGCCTCGCAACGGATCTTCCGTGCGCTCCGTGTCGCCGACGTGGACTCGCTTCTCTTCACGCAGGACTCGGGCGCGCACGCCTTGTCCCTGGCGGTCAGGAGCGCCGACGCGGAGCGGGCGCGGGCCGCTCTGGCGACCGAGTTCCGGAGGGAGCGGGAGTCGCGGCTCGTGCGCGACCCGACCGTCGAACAGGGGTTTTCGATCCTCGCGGTCGTGGGAGAGGGGATGCGGTACACGCCCGGCGTCTCCGGGAAACTCTTCTCGGCTCTGGGAGCTGCGAGGGTAAACGTGCACGCTATCGCCCAGGGATCCTCCGAACGCAACATCTCATGGGTCGTGAACGCCGGGCAGGAGGGGGTCGCGCTCCGCACCGTCCACCGCGCCTTCTTCAGCCCGCCTGACGAACTCGAGCCCGTCCGCATCCTCGTGCTCGGGGCGGGCGGGGTCGGCGGAGCCTTCCTCGACCAGTTCGCCGCAAGCGGGGACGACGCGATGCGGCCGCACGGGGTCCAGCCCGTCCTGGTCGGGATCTCGAACAGCCGGAAGGCCGCAACCGACCTCGAGGGCCTGGTGGCAGGCCGGTGGAGGTCGCACGTCGAGAGGGGCCGCGGCGATCCCGACCGGGCCTTCGAGGCCGTCTGGACGGGCGACCCGCTCGTCGTCGTCGACTGCACCGCGAGCGCGACCGTCGCGGCGTGCTACGCGGACTATCTCCGGGCCGGGGCCGCCGTGGTCACGGCCAACAAGCTTCCCCTTTCCGGGCCGTTCGAGGAGTACGCGACGCTCATGCGCCTTGCCGGGCGCGGGGGCGGCCTCCACCACGGGACGACTGTGGGGGCCGGCCTCCCGATGGTGCGAATGATCGCCGACCTTCGGCGCAGCGGTGACACCGTCATCTCCCTCGAGGGGACGCTGTCGGGTACGCTCACCTTCCTGATGGACCAGTTGAGCCGCGGGCGGCGGTTCAGTTCAGCGGTCGAGGAAGCCCGGCGGAGAGGGATCTCCGAGCCGGATCCGAGGGAAGACCTGGGCCTCAGGGACGTGGTCCGAAAGCTCGTCATCCTTGCACGCACGGCGGGGATCCCCCTGGAACCTTCCGATGTCGATGTCGAACCGATTCTCCCGGAGCGCCTCCTCCAGCCCGGTCCGGTCCGGGAGTTCATCGAACGGCTCTCCGGGCTCGACGCCGAGATGGCCGAGCGGTCGCGGGCGGCGACGGCGCAGGGGGGGCGGCTCGTCTGCCTGGCACGGGTGGCCCAGGGCGTGGCGTCCGTCCGCCTGGAGGTGGTGCCCGAGGACCAACCCGCCGCTCGCACCCGCGGAACCGAAAACCTGCTCGTCATCCGCTCTCGATGGTACGCCGACCATCCCATGGTGATTCAGGGCCCCGGAGCGGGCCCGGAGGTCACCGCGGCCGGGCTCATGACCGACCTGGTGGCGGCCGCCGGGCGGGTTGCCGGCCGAGCCGGGCAGGGTCAGCGGCGCACCTCCTTGCCCCGGTCGGGACTTTCGACGTAG
- a CDS encoding sodium:solute symporter has translation MNGFGGVDLAVLVAYLAATTAWGAWLGRRQRGGSDYFLGNRRLPWGAVLLSVVATETSTLTFLSIPGVAYLGTLGFLQLTFGYLAGRVVVASLLLPAYYRGELKTAYALLGARFGSGVRRLTSAIFMVTRLLADSVRLFATAIPLALVTGWPYPLSILVIGALTVVYTYFGGIKAVVWVDAVQMALYLVGAVIAVVVLQGLVDGGWGAILSQAGAAGKLRIVDLSLDFSVPYTLWAGLLGGGFLAMASHGTDQLIVQRLLTCKDLAAGRRALIGSGVAVVGQFAVFLLVGLGLWAFYENRSFAASDEIFARFIVEELPAGVTGLLIAGVFAAAMSSLSSSINSLASSSAYDFWAPARGIDDDARILRAGKLFTLVWAGLLVGGAILFIPLSAGTSAVEVALAVASLVYGGLLGAFALGVLSRRATAGGTAAGMVTGIGAVTAIWILAPNRVAWPWFVLIGTAITVVVGMALAAARPAARVGGG, from the coding sequence TTGAACGGTTTCGGGGGCGTCGACCTGGCCGTACTGGTGGCCTACCTGGCGGCCACCACCGCCTGGGGCGCCTGGCTGGGCCGCCGCCAGCGGGGCGGGTCGGACTACTTCCTGGGAAACCGAAGGCTGCCCTGGGGGGCGGTGCTGCTGTCGGTGGTGGCCACCGAGACCAGCACGCTGACGTTTCTCTCCATTCCCGGGGTCGCGTACCTGGGCACCCTGGGCTTCCTGCAGCTCACCTTCGGATACCTGGCGGGCCGGGTGGTGGTCGCGTCCCTTCTGCTGCCCGCCTACTACCGCGGCGAGCTCAAGACCGCCTACGCCCTCTTGGGCGCCCGCTTCGGCAGCGGGGTGCGGCGCCTCACCTCGGCGATCTTCATGGTGACCCGGCTCCTTGCCGATTCCGTGCGCCTCTTCGCCACCGCCATCCCGCTCGCGCTGGTGACCGGCTGGCCCTACCCGCTTTCCATCCTGGTAATCGGCGCGCTCACGGTGGTCTACACCTACTTCGGCGGCATCAAGGCGGTCGTGTGGGTAGATGCGGTGCAGATGGCGCTCTACCTGGTCGGTGCGGTCATCGCGGTCGTTGTGCTCCAGGGGCTGGTTGATGGCGGATGGGGGGCGATCCTGTCGCAGGCGGGCGCGGCGGGCAAGCTTCGCATCGTGGACCTGTCCCTCGACTTCTCGGTGCCCTACACCTTGTGGGCGGGGCTGCTGGGCGGCGGATTCCTGGCGATGGCCTCCCACGGCACCGACCAGCTCATCGTGCAGCGACTGCTCACCTGCAAGGACCTCGCGGCCGGCCGCAGGGCCCTCATCGGGAGCGGGGTCGCGGTGGTGGGCCAGTTCGCCGTCTTCCTGCTGGTGGGGCTCGGCCTTTGGGCCTTCTACGAGAACCGCTCCTTCGCTGCCTCCGACGAGATCTTCGCGCGCTTCATCGTCGAGGAGCTTCCCGCCGGTGTCACCGGGCTTCTGATCGCGGGCGTGTTCGCGGCGGCGATGTCGTCGCTCTCCTCCTCCATCAACTCGCTGGCGTCCTCCTCCGCCTACGACTTCTGGGCCCCCGCCCGCGGCATCGACGACGACGCGCGCATCCTGCGGGCCGGCAAGCTCTTCACCCTGGTCTGGGCCGGGCTGCTGGTCGGGGGCGCGATCCTGTTCATCCCGCTGAGCGCCGGCACCAGCGCGGTGGAAGTGGCCCTCGCCGTTGCCTCGCTGGTCTACGGCGGGCTGCTGGGGGCCTTCGCGCTGGGGGTGTTGTCGCGCCGCGCCACCGCGGGGGGAACGGCGGCCGGCATGGTGACCGGCATCGGCGCGGTTACGGCCATCTGGATCCTGGCGCCCAACCGGGTGGCGTGGCCCTGGTTCGTGCTCATCGGCACGGCGATCACGGTGGTGGTGGGGATGGCGCTGGCCGCTGCGCGGCCGGCGGCTCGTGTCGGCGGCGGCTGA